Part of the Mycolicibacterium mageritense genome is shown below.
TTGGACCTAGTGCCGTCTCGGTGCTAGTTATGAGGGTAGCATGAATTAGCAAATTCTCCCCTGAAATCGGCGTGTCACCGTAAAACTTCCAGACGACCCACATTCCCCCAGCTCACAGCTCCAGCGATACATGTCATCAGGGCGGGGTGGGTGTATATATCGGAGCAACAGGCAAACCCTTTCGAGAGGCTAATCGGGGCGGCTTGGATGGGCGGGAATGGGGATTGTGGAATGGCGGTGGTGGGCATATCCGCTGTCCCCGTAATGTCCCCCGTAATCGGGGACATAACAAATGTCCCCGACCCGCTCGGCTTTCAAAATGGTGGGTATTTCGCGTGTTCAGAACTAGTTTTGAAGAACAACACACCGCTTTCGCTCATGTGATGGGGACAGTTCCCGCTGTCCCCGCCAGAAGGCGGCTCGTAACGCGGCGGGTGTAGGAAAGCCAGACAGCAATCAGCCCCACGGGAGAGGTAAGTGTGGGCTGATTGGGATTGGTGGGCGGTGGAGTCAGCCCACAACAGTGAGAGCGTGGCGCTCCTCTGCTTCCAGCTCCGCCAGGGCGTCACGGATTCGGCGAGCGGGATCGCGGCTCAGGCTCACCGCCCGCGACGCCTCGGATAGATTCCCGTCCGTCTCGAAGAACTTCGATGACTCGATGAACGACTCCCGGTGTCTGCTTCACCTTCGCGCGGTCGGCAACAGCAGCGGCGAACGACAAACTGTCGATGTCAATGTCGCTGTCATCGGCAGCGTCGTTGACAGCTTCGGCGACAGGTTTAGGCGTCGGCGGCAGTGTCGATGACGGGGTGTCGTTGACGGGGGTAGGTGTCGCCAGGCTGTCGATGGGCTGTCGCTGAACCGTCGATGGTGGGCTGTCGATGACCTGTCGATGGGGTGTCGGCGGCAGTGTCGGCACTGTCGCCGCGCCCCCGAACAGGCGAATCCGCGCCTTGGGCAGCAAGCCGATTGTGGCGATGGATTCCTCAACCTTGGACGCCTTCGCCTTCTTCACCCGCTTCATCGGCTTGTCGCCAAGGGCGAAAATCGCCAGCGTTGACAGTGCCATCACCACGTCGAACATGATCGGGAACAGCCACGCAATCCACATGGACGACATCACCGCGTAGTCCCGCGCGAAGTCCAACACCGCGATGAATGACAGGGTGAACGCGGCGCTGGCGGCGGAGACCGTGCCGATGATCAGCGTCCAGTACAGCCAGCCGTAGACCCCTGTGCGGAAAGTCTTCAGCAGCGCCTCGACAAGGGCGAAGAACACAAGCGGCGGGATCGCGCCCAGCGCGCCAGCGACGATCCGCGCCGTGAGGTCGTCGTCCGCGCCAAGAACACCGTGGGCAGTATTCACGGCTACCGATGCGATGACGGACAGGATCAGGATGGCGTGCCAGACCCTCACAGCGGTGCCGTGGTCTTTCGTCTCCGGTGTCATATGTGCTTCCTCTCCAAGCAACATCAGCTAACTCCTAACCTTCTCTCCAGAACTCGTTCCCGCCAACGTCGGCTGGGGACGTGACAGGTCGGTGGTCTCCGATGTCTGCGCGCCGTTGGTGATTCGGCAGGTATGTCCGCTTGACGTTCATCTACTTGCCCACTCCGACGCGGTTCGTGGCTGCGTCCACCAGCCCCTTGGTGCGGGCAGCGACACGAACGCCCATGTTTGCTACACGTCGCCCGAAATCGTCGGATTCCATGAGCGGCTCGAAGGACACGAACACCAGTCGGCTGCGGTGGGTGGTTCGGATGACGCCCGTACGCAGTCCCAACTGCCGTGCTTCCTCGAAGCGGTCGCGCGGTGCCACGGTCTCACCGCGCAAGGGGCGGTTGGACAAGCTCTTCTTCACCTCGTTGTTGGTCAAGGTCGGGCGCTTGCCCTCCTTCACCTCTTTCGCCGCGCGGTGCAGCTTCGCTGCGATGGTGACCAGCACCTCGCGGACGGCTTCCGGTGCGTCCGAGATACGGCTTCGGTCAACGGTGGTGTCCGATACCAGGTGCTCGATGCGTTCCGTCTTGGTGTAGATGGCTCTCACACCGTCCACGGTGGTCTCTGCCGTTTTCTCCAGCGCTGACAGGCGACGCTCGATGTCCCCCGAAACGGGGACAGTTGCAGGAGTCTCGGCAGCCTCGGTCTTCTCGACAGCCTTCCCCTCGGTCTTCGCCACCGTGCGGGTGCCCTCGGGCTTCGGGGCGGGGGCGGGAGAAGTGGTGTCCCCTGCGGGGGCGGTGTTGGTCTTCGGGGTCTGCGGTATCTCGGGCTTCGGCGTCTCGATAACCTCGGGATCACTGAACGACGCCAGGTCACCAACGTCACCGCCTGCCGCCACGGCGATGGGTGCAGGTGCAGGCGTCACCGTTTCTGGCTTCTCAGTCTTCGGCACCTCAGGCACAGGGAGCGCCGCGGGTGGTCACCGTGCTATCCGTGACGGTGATGAACTTGGCGGCTTCCAGACGAGCCATCACCTCGTCCACATGGTCTGCGGTGACCTTGCGAACCTCATAACGAAACTTGTCCACCGTCATCCGTCGCCCAGGAGGCAGCACGCGGTAGACCGCGTTCGTCTCACGGCGGATGTCGCGTAAGGCTTCCGGTGTCCAGCGGTCATCGTCGGGGTGCTTGAACCACCGCGTAGTGGAGTCGCCCAACGCGGCGATGTTCTTCCGTACCGCCGCGTCGGCGGCGGCGATGGCTGCCAGTTCCAGCGACTCGGTCGGTAGCGCGGACTTACGTCCACGCATCTTGTCCCCGGTGCGGTCGGTGAGCACACCATCACGTAGTGCCACCAGTTTGTGGGCGCGAAGGTAGTTCAACGCTGTGTGGGTGGTGGGCGCGGTGTGCTCGATGCGGTCGTGTAGTCCCTCCACAGAGGGTGCCCCCGCCGCTCTCCAGTTCCAGCATGATGGCTCGGGCTGCGCGGTACACGTCGGTGTCGTCAGCTATCGCCACGCCACGGTCGCCGCGTCGGGTGACCACACCCTCGTCCAGCAGTTCGGACAGTGCCGTCACGGCGGCAGGCTGGGCGGACTGCGCGATGGACGCAACGCCACGGATTAGCGCTTCACGATGAATGTCACGGCGCGCAGCTCGGATGTCAGCGGGGTCGGGCTTTAAGAAGAGAGCCATCAGGTGTTGTCCTTTCTGTTCTTCGAGCAGCGGCGATGGTGGTCATGTCTCGTAACGTCCTTCGCGGGTCTCGCGGAGGTGCTGACGGATGGCGCTACGCACAAGGTCGTTGATGCTGTCGGCTTGCCAGAACATCGACCCGATGTCCGCGTTGATGCTCTACGTCACCGCTGCCACAACCTCTTTCACAAGGTCGGGGCGGCGAACCACCATGTACACCGAAACCTTCACGAACGGGGCGTTGTCCGCTGTATGCAGCGCGTTGCCGCACATCACGAGCGGACGCCCGCGTTCGTCCCATCCGATGATGGGGCGCTCTACGTATTCACTGTGCTCATCGTCGGTGTACACGGCGTATGCGCCGTAAAGCTCGGGGGTGTGGATGGTAGGCATTACTCACCGCCCGTCCACACCGCGCGGGGACGGCGGTGGCTCGGAACTACCGCTATCGGCAGGGTGTACGTGCCGTCGTCACGACGGACGACGCGCCCCGTGTCGGTGGCCGCGGAGAGCGCTTCTGTCAGCCACGCTCGGCTAGCCGCGCTCAACGACTGCTGGAGCTGGCTACGCGTCATAGCGCCGTTGCGTTCCAGCCTGCGGACGATGGCAGGCACTACCTGCTCAGGGTCTCGAATGGTCATTTGTCAGCCTTCCACTACTCGGAGTTTGGTTAATCTGCGTCCTTGGTAAATGGCGAACCACAGCGCGCCGTCGTATCCGGCTCGCCCTTCTGCCGCCAGAGCGCGAAGAAGCTCGCGCGCAACCTTGCGCTGCGCCGTGGACAGGTGTTGCTCGACGCCGCTCTGTGTCAACTCGCCGCGTTCAGCCAGCACCTGGTACACGCGGTCACGCCACTGGCGAACTTCTTCTCTTCCAGGGCATCCCGTACTTCGTTTGCCGCGTTCTGCTCGATACCTGGCATGCCCCGTGCCTCGGCGTCGGCTTTAGCCTGCTCTTGGCACACCGACCACACACCTGCTGCCTCGGCGACGCACAC
Proteins encoded:
- a CDS encoding DUF2637 domain-containing protein; translated protein: MTPETKDHGTAVRVWHAILILSVIASVAVNTAHGVLGADDDLTARIVAGALGAIPPLVFFALVEALLKTFRTGVYGWLYWTLIIGTVSAASAAFTLSFIAVLDFARDYAVMSSMWIAWLFPIMFDVVMALSTLAIFALGDKPMKRVKKAKASKVEESIATIGLLPKARIRLFGGAATVPTLPPTPHRQVIDSPPSTVQRQPIDSLATPTPVNDTPSSTLPPTPKPVAEAVNDAADDSDIDIDSLSFAAAVADRAKVKQTPGVVHRVIEVLRDGRESIRGVAGGEPEPRSRSPNP